One Dictyoglomus thermophilum H-6-12 DNA window includes the following coding sequences:
- a CDS encoding ABC transporter ATP-binding protein produces the protein MEILRAENLKAYYLLDIGGELKSVRAVDGVDINIKENEIYGIAGESGCGKSTLIKTLYGMVEPPLNVIDGKVYYKINGELKDVFSLNGELDKIRWKYISYIPQGSMSVLNPVTKIIDSFWDFIGSHEDISDRTKWRKHIEDYLTLLGLPTKILNAYPHQLSGGMRQRVTIALATVLTPRIIVADEPSTALDVVAQRAVIQLLKDIQKNLKNTIILVTHDMGVHASISDRIAIMYAGKIVEEAPTEIIFEKPEHPYTKYLIGALPKIGDKSYKVSAPGAPPSLLNPPQGCRFHPRCNYATEDCRNFVPKLVNIDSNHRVACFLYSKERE, from the coding sequence ATGGAAATTCTAAGAGCAGAAAATTTAAAGGCTTATTATTTATTGGATATAGGTGGAGAATTAAAATCTGTAAGAGCAGTAGATGGGGTAGATATAAATATAAAAGAAAATGAAATATATGGAATTGCGGGAGAATCTGGATGTGGTAAGAGTACCTTGATAAAAACCTTGTATGGAATGGTAGAACCGCCCTTAAATGTTATAGATGGAAAGGTATATTACAAAATAAATGGTGAATTAAAAGATGTCTTTTCTCTTAACGGAGAATTAGATAAGATAAGGTGGAAATATATTTCATATATTCCTCAAGGATCTATGAGTGTGCTGAACCCTGTTACTAAAATAATTGATTCTTTCTGGGATTTTATAGGTTCTCATGAAGATATTTCAGATAGAACTAAATGGAGAAAACATATAGAAGATTATCTAACTCTTTTAGGTTTGCCTACTAAAATATTAAATGCTTATCCTCATCAACTTTCTGGAGGTATGAGGCAGAGAGTGACTATAGCTCTTGCTACGGTTTTAACTCCTAGAATAATCGTTGCTGATGAACCTTCTACAGCTCTTGATGTGGTTGCCCAAAGAGCGGTAATTCAGTTATTAAAAGACATACAGAAGAATCTTAAAAATACCATAATACTTGTTACCCACGATATGGGAGTTCATGCAAGTATATCCGATAGGATAGCTATTATGTATGCAGGAAAGATTGTGGAAGAAGCACCGACAGAAATCATTTTTGAGAAACCAGAGCATCCATATACAAAGTACCTTATAGGAGCTCTACCTAAGATAGGGGATAAATCATATAAGGTTAGTGCACCAGGTGCTCCACCTTCATTATTGAATCCTCCACAAGGATGTAGATTTCATCCAAGATGTAATTATGCAACGGAAGATTGTAGGAATTTTGTTCCCAAGCTTGTTAACATAGATTCAAATCACAGAGTTGCTTGCTTTTTATATTCAAAGGAGAGGGAATAG
- a CDS encoding ABC transporter permease, which translates to MGVLRDLLRDGKFRLGFIIICIILFLAILSFFSPYDPTRWNLVPRDMPPSLQHILGTNSQGQDVFWQLTFAVRNSLTIAIIAAFFSRIIAIIVGLVAGYRGGSIDRVLMGINDSFLVLPLLPILILISSLIKGRLSFIGLGLILSFFGWSWDARVIRSQILSLRERDFTYTALLSGSKTLSLVFKEYFPFVIPIVFSTLINNMSWAIGMEMTLAILGLTNLEIPTLGTMLQWALSYQALLLGLWWWLFTPVVTSVFLFVSLYLLSVGISEYLDPRTRIQRIRVIKE; encoded by the coding sequence ATGGGAGTATTAAGGGATTTACTGCGAGATGGAAAGTTTAGATTAGGTTTTATAATCATATGTATTATTCTCTTCTTAGCCATACTGTCTTTCTTTTCTCCTTATGATCCTACAAGATGGAATCTTGTCCCAAGAGATATGCCTCCTTCCCTTCAGCATATTTTAGGGACTAATTCTCAAGGGCAAGATGTTTTCTGGCAGTTGACTTTTGCTGTAAGGAATTCTTTGACAATAGCGATAATAGCAGCTTTCTTTTCAAGAATCATAGCTATAATTGTGGGGCTGGTGGCTGGCTATAGGGGTGGCAGTATAGATAGAGTTCTTATGGGCATAAACGATAGCTTCCTCGTTTTGCCATTGCTTCCTATTTTGATATTGATTTCATCCTTAATAAAAGGAAGATTAAGTTTTATAGGATTAGGCTTGATTTTGAGTTTCTTTGGTTGGAGTTGGGATGCAAGAGTTATAAGGTCTCAAATATTAAGTTTAAGAGAAAGAGATTTTACTTATACTGCACTTCTTTCTGGCTCTAAGACTTTAAGTCTTGTTTTTAAAGAATATTTTCCCTTTGTCATACCTATTGTCTTTTCAACTCTCATAAATAATATGTCTTGGGCTATTGGTATGGAAATGACCCTTGCTATTCTTGGTTTGACTAACTTGGAAATACCAACCTTAGGTACTATGCTTCAATGGGCATTAAGCTATCAAGCTTTACTTTTAGGACTTTGGTGGTGGCTATTTACTCCTGTTGTGACCTCGGTGTTTCTTTTTGTAAGTTTATATTTACTTTCAGTTGGTATAAGTGAATATCTTGATCCACGTACAAGAATTCAAAGAATAAGAGTTATAAAGGAGTGA